AGCAAGGTCTTCGTGCTGGGGCACCACTACCAGCGCGACGAGGTGATCCAGTTCGCCGACGTGACCGGTGACTCGTTCAAGCTGGCCCGGGAGGCCGCGGCCCGTCCGGACGCGGAATACATCCTCTTCTGCGGCGTGCACTTCATGGCCGAGAGCGCCGACATCCTCACCACCGACGCGCAGCGGGTGATCCTGCCCGACCTGGCGGCGGGCTGCTCGATGGCGGACATGGCGGTTCTGGGCCAGGTCGAGGCCGCGTGGGACACGCTGACCGAGCTGGGCATCGCAGGCGAGACCGTCCCGGTGACGTACATGAACTCCTCGGCCGACATCAAGGGCTTCGTCGGTCGCAACGGCGGCGTGGTCTGCACCTCCTCCAACGCCAAGCGCGCCCTGGACTGGGCGTTCGAGCAGGGGTCGAAGGTGTTCTTCCTGCCCGACCAGCACCTGGGCCGCAACACGGCGGTGCTGGAGATGGGCCTGTCGTTGGACGACTGCGTGCTCTACGACCCGCACAAGCCCGGCGGCGGGCTCACCCCGGAGCAGCTGCGCGACGCCAAGATGATCCTCTGGCGGGGGCACTGCTCGGTGCACGGCCGGTTCACGCTGGAGAGCGTCAACGACGTCCGGGAGCGGGTGCCCGGGGTCAACGTCCTGGTCCACCCGGAGTGCCGGCACGAGGTGGTCACCGCCTCCGACCACGTGGGCTCGACCGAATACATCATCAAGACCATCGAGGCGGCTCCGGCCGGCTCGGCCTGGGCGCTCGGCACCGAGCTGAACCTGGTCCGCCGGCTCGCGCTGGCGCACCCGGACAAGCAGATCATGTTCCTGGACAAGGCCGTCTGCTACTGCTCGACGATGAACCGGATCGACCTGCCGCACCTGGTCTGGGCCCTTGAGGAGCTGGTCGCGGGCCGGGTCGTCAACCAGATCACGGTCGACCCCGACACCGCGCACCATGCCCGGGTCGCGCTGGACCAGATGCTCGCGCTGCCCGGCGCTGACACCCCGCCACCGACGGCGTCCTGATCACGATCTGTAGCGCTCTTGGTACGCAAAAGTGCCGGATCACCGATTAATGCCACACACGCCGATGTGACCGAGTCCTTTTTCGTCACGGAGGGCTATGCTGCCCGGAGCGAAGAGACAGGCGGGCCGTTTCGACATGGCCGCATCCGGGGTAGCGAGAAGGCTCAGGCGCCCCACCAATAACACTGCAGCACCGACGCGCTGGAGGTTGCGTTGACCGACGACGTCCTGGTCGTTCACGGAGGCACTCCGCTCGAAGGGCGGATCCGCGTGCGCGGCGCGAAGAACCTGGTTTCGAAGGCGATGGTCGCCGCGCTCCTCGGCGACAGCCCGAGCCGACTGTTCGACGTGCCGAAGATCCGCGACGTCGAGGTGGTCCGGGGTCTGCTCGGTCTGCACGGCGTCAAGGTCACCGACGGCGC
This portion of the Micromonospora zamorensis genome encodes:
- the nadA gene encoding quinolinate synthase NadA — translated: MTATWVEPSNTATALLLLGRGSDPDTERGVECPGDLPAPSDPDLVARATAAKAKLGSKVFVLGHHYQRDEVIQFADVTGDSFKLAREAAARPDAEYILFCGVHFMAESADILTTDAQRVILPDLAAGCSMADMAVLGQVEAAWDTLTELGIAGETVPVTYMNSSADIKGFVGRNGGVVCTSSNAKRALDWAFEQGSKVFFLPDQHLGRNTAVLEMGLSLDDCVLYDPHKPGGGLTPEQLRDAKMILWRGHCSVHGRFTLESVNDVRERVPGVNVLVHPECRHEVVTASDHVGSTEYIIKTIEAAPAGSAWALGTELNLVRRLALAHPDKQIMFLDKAVCYCSTMNRIDLPHLVWALEELVAGRVVNQITVDPDTAHHARVALDQMLALPGADTPPPTAS